GTCATattaaagagaagagaatgCTACCATTTTACCTGGGGTGCTTGTGTCTGAGGAGTTCCGTTGGGGGCATTCTGGGTTACTTCAACCTCCTCCATCACAGGGGGTGTAATAACTTCCTCCTCATCCACCACATGGACCACAGGGGGTGTAATCACAATCACAACATTCTCATCCTCATTAAAATTAGGGGGTGGAATAACCTCAAAAGGGACTGGTTCCAAATGCTCATAGTAAATCTCGATCTCTTGGTTGTTGGATTTAGATGCTAAGCATGCATCTATTAGGTCAGAATCAGTGCAAAGTTCATTTAACTTAAGCACATCTGGAACTTGAGGATTACGCCACCACATCTTCATAGTCATAACATATCCATGTTCCCTTGCCATAGCTTCCAGATCAAATAGGTTCAGCCTGTCAGAATCAAGATCCTCCCACACACACATAGTTCCCCCAAAGTATGAGGCAGTGCCATCCACATGCAAACTTATCTCACCACCATGCATCAATATCACAGTGATCCTTGAATCCATCTACACCACAATAGCAAAATAAAATCTCAGAATTTCACAATCTTAAGGGTTTCAAAATTTCACAATCTTACACCCACAATCAATCTCATTCCTTATaaaaccccaaacccaactctaATATACCAACATACCAACTTCAGAGAACCACATAAACCATAAAAATCATATCTTTTCCACAAAAATTCATGTCTTTCCATAAAAATCATAACTTGAACTTCAAAATCGCAGACAAGGTACAGATGTGTCAAAATTTAGGGTTAACATGCATAAAGGTAAGAACTTTCAACTGCAGATTGCAAGGACTTGGGGTTTGGGAGACATACCTTGACGCTGCAAACGAAGGGTTCGCCCTCCTTCGTTCTTCTTCCTCAGCGAGCGACAGAGCGATTTTTCACAACACCAGCGAGCAAGAGAGCTTCCAAGCTTCCAACTAGTGtcgttcttcttcctcttctctctctctcaaccttCACCAACGTTCTGCTTTCATGGAGAATAGTAGGAGTTTCTAAAATGGAGGGAGATTGTAACAAGGACCAATGTGACCTCCTTCTAACCCAATCAGAATCCAACACATACCTAGGGACCAATTTGACTTCTTTTGGATCTTTCATTTTAGGGGGGGAACATTTTCTATTTCCACGTAGGCATTGATTGtgggaaaaaaaattccatgtcaGTAAAAGGTTAACGGACGTTATAtgattttaacgtcagggactactATGACTATTTTTTGTAACTTCTGGGGATCGCGAGCCTAATTAAATTTatccagggacgattctgaagtcggtggGAACTTCCAGGGACCATTGTGACCATTTACCCCTAATATTAGAGAATAGTATCATAATATAGTAAAATGGTTAAGACCGGAGCTAGCGCTCAAACTTGAAGTGTGTTGGAGGGTGTGTTTAAAAAAGTGTATTGATTACATTTTTCAAACAAAACATCATAACAtgtaggcttaaatactctattgatccctgaaattgtaaaaggaatcaaacataGTCCTtataaaattttcgcatcaaattaggtcccaaatttttttttttaatttaattggaTCCAAAGTGTGTCTGAGTCTGATGTGGCATGTTTTTAATCTTGGTCAGCTTTTCCATGtggctttttctttttttatttataattatttgttattttttttaattccaactaatatcattagaaaaaacctaatttaatcataaaaaaaaactaacgtttggtttcataaaaaatatattttttactttttttaaaatataaaaataattaattaacatAACAAATTTGAAATCCTTATCTTTCTGCCTTAAAAAACAGAAAATTcttatcttcatcatcttcatctcatgtTAGTTCACTCCCAAAGCTCATCACGCTGGTTTCATCGTCATAATCATCATCTCTTCTTCAATTCAATTTCAAACCCTCCCTCCCTGCACTCACTCACCCCGTCCAAAATTAGGGTTCAACATTAACCCCAAATTCATAAACCCAGCAAATGAATACTGGGTTTGAAGaaaggttgtttttttttttttttttttttctgaaatagTGATGTCTTGGGTAGGGTTGAAGGAAGAGGGTGGGTGAGAAGTTGGTTTTCTGGGTTGAGAAAGGTTTTTTTTATGGTGGCCGATGATTCACTGGGTttgcaagaaggaagaaatagaagaagaaaatgatgaggTCGTGCTCTGTGTCGACACGACGGAGGAGAATGCGGATCGTGGCCACTAGATCGCACTTCTACTGGAATCAAATATGAACTAAAAAGCTGCAAGCTTTCCCGAAAACTCTTTATGTGGTCCTTCTTCCCACATCTACTGGAAACTTAGATCTGAAAAAAAGCTTCAAGGTTTTGGGTTTTGAGGGTGGGGGGTTGCGATGGGTATAGTGGGTGGGGGTTCTCGgatctttgtttctttctataTTTCTAGGTGAAAGTGAGAAGAAGAACTATATTTCTGGGTTTGGGAATTCTTTATGTTGGCAGCAGGTTTCTTCTTGGAAGGGAAGAAGAAAGGTTGAATCACATCATAAAGAAAGGTTTCTCAGTTGTTTAGTAACTCTCTTTGCTTCTCATAAGTTTTGGGTTATCAAAGATGGAGATGAATGATATAAAGGATTTTGGGttctaattttttctttttatttggtCTGAGTTATTAGTGTTTTTCAGAAATTGATTAATTAGGTTTTTCATTAattatgagttggaattaaaaaaataataacaaataattatattaaaaaaagccacgtggaaaagctgaccgGGATTAAAAACAATCCACATCAAACTCAGACCCACTTTGGAcccaattagattaaaaaatacattttaggGACTTAATTTGAAGCAAAAATTTTACAAGGACTAGGTTTGactccctttacaatttcagggactaatagagtatttaagcctaacatgtataaacaatttcataatataGTAGTTATGGTTTTAAAGTATCACTGGATTCAATTAGTTGATAAATTACTATAATTTGGTTCTTTACCGTGAGTTGACATCCAACAGCCTGATATTGTCTCCATTCATAGCAGTCTTCAATGAGATGAAACTAGGAGTATGTGGAATTACCTCCAAATATTTTGATTGTGTCCCACGTACCTCAAAAAATTTGGATATTCACTTTTAGGGTTCATGATAGATAAATAACTTGGAGGAATGAGACATCAACACAGCAGCACCATTATTGAAGCGTTTTACTGGCCAATATAAACCATCATACGGCCAACACTTTTTGCTCATTATATCAATGCTGAAAGCCTTAGTCCATGAGTCACCAATATCATATTCCTTCATAATCCACATCGTAACAGGTGTATCCCAAAGAAGATGAATCACATATGTATAGAAACCCCCCTAAAGTCTCCCATGCTGACATTATTTATACCATCGCTTCCTTCATTGAATACACCAGGAGGAGAAGGGAAAGAATGGAACTTCTCACTTTTAAAGTTATAACACAATAATGACCCTTTGTTACCATGAGAACAGATCCAATGAAGTGCCCCGTTCGTACAAGTTGGAAATAGAAGCTTGAAGATATGCTCAAGATTAACTTCAACATTCCTCCATTTTGATGTTCCCAGTGTGTACATATCAGCAGTCATAACAATTTTAGTAACCCGCCGTCGATTTTGAACTCTTTTCAATACTCTCACAACCttaaactcattagttttgggATCGTAACCAAAGCCAGGATATACAAATTGGTGCAAATATTTGTTTTTATCCATTTTTGTTACTTCTGGAAGTCTGATGAACTCACCTGTAACTGGGTTGCAAACAACAAAATAGTTTCTGACACGATCAGACAAGCAAAGAAAGCCTCTACAAGAATTCACCCCAATAAACTTATCATATTTCGGCTCGTAGTCAATATGAGGTCTTTTTCTACCATTACTATTTAGACCATTTCTTTCGTGAAATGTTGAATTTCCACCATGAATAGGAAGCTTGAATTTATGCTCAAGCTTTACATGGTTGTTGCATTCTGGTTTGATATAGTCATCCTCACAGTAACAACACTGGCCATCATCATTATTGTCAAACTTTTCAGGCTCATACTCAAGAAGGTGCACAAATCTGGACAGTCGCTTTGGATCATTGGTACGAATCATGAAACCGATTGGTGCATGCTCAAAGTGTAATTTGGCAAAATGTGGGTCTGAGATAAGAGAGTTCAAACTTTTGCAAACAGATTTACATACCAGAATTGACTTAATGGGAAGTCTTAGCAGAATGTGTGTAATGATATGAACTGGAAGATCAGCAAAAGAAAGCCCAAGTTGATGACTTTTTTGTTCAGTGTCTTTCTCTGCTAATTTCATGGCCACACTGCGATGCAATAAGAAAACaagctaaataaataaatattgtaGAGGGAATTCATATTGTCTAAATATCAGAGGCCAAATGAAATATTGAGGAGAAAACACcacaaaaaaaatgatttctttctttttgtgaTTTTCCTCTTCGAAATTATAAGGCCAATTTGACACATATTTCAACTAAACATTAAAATAGgaagaatgattttttttacaagaaaaaaaaattattcatgaaCAAAATGGAGTCCGATCAACAAAGAAATTGGTAGCAAAAAACAAATACAAACATAAAGAAATCTTACAAGAAAAACCCAACACAAAATAAAAACCATCAAACCCAACCTTAACCAAAACTAAGCAAAACCCAACAAAGCAACCTGCACACGAATCCCGGAAAATACCACGAAAAATTATCCTTAACCATGATTCACAACTTTGATTAATGAATTGTAAAAGTACCATAAAAAGCTTGCTCCAATAATTTAATGAAGAAAGTGAGGGTtgtatagaaaaaaaaaattttgttCATGCATGATTGCAATCGTGAGACTTTAAAGACGCATCTAGGGTTCCATGCAGGCCGAGTTCAAAGAAAAACAAGTCAAGTGAGTCTGATATCATTTTCACATCAGAATTTATTACAAATTGGTTATCATAGGTTTAacggaaattaaaaattaaaagaacgggaaaaggaagaaaatgttGTCTTGCTAGAGTGTTTTACCTTTGCTCACACATCTGGACCAAATCTTTGATCTTGATTCTTCAATCAAAATCAACTAAGAAAAGCTATATAAAAATGAGGAGTATGAGTCGCTCGGCCATATAAATTTAAATACCAAGAACATCAAAGAGGTAGAAGACAACCATGAAGTGAAGAATAATCACTTACCATCAATGAGGATTGTAGTTGAGGGAGATGCGCCGAAGAGAAACCCTAGAAAAGGAAAGAAGAAATTGGAAATTAGGGATTTTAGTTTTATATAGGGATGGAAAAACAGGGCTGGCCCACCAGATCCGCCCTCAGCTGCCCAAAAATGGGGTAGGACGGGCTGGCCCACCTTTAAAAAAGTGGGCTCAAATACTAGCCCACTCTGTTTATAAGTTGGATGACGGGTTGATGGGCCGGCCCATTagaaaaatgacaaaaaaactcaatattatgaaattgatttaaaaatttcatgaaaagtttttataaaatcataaaaacttaaatcatctttaaaaaaaaatatccgGATATACATTTCATTGAATCATGCACAAACCATAAAATTTtgttcatttaatttcattaccCGCACTGTAAGATATCTCCAATtggtattttaatcaatttgttATTTGATAATAAGACAATAGACGCATGTGGGACATTCATTCATATTAGTGATGGTGCCCACTGcccaatatgattttttttataagtcaaacccaatatttttttaagtcATTCTCCAGCCCACCAAAAAAAGTTGGTGGGTGATGAAATGATATTTGATgaagaggttttcctccactaaAACTACTAGCAAATCTCTTTCAAGACTCAACCGTAGTATAGTATCGGATTTTATCGTCTCCACAAGAATTGTGATGCTACGTATTATTCTCACTAGCTATATGTTGGATGAACGGTTTAAAAAAGTGAAATATGATTATTCAAATAAAGGAAAACAGTAActaaagcgataaaagaagttcacaaaggcaaacaaagaagaaagcgtATTTGGAaaaatgagttcacttgatttacaactttttctcaaccaatatactcttataagatgattaacatttaagatgctGATAAGAGTGCTAATTCCTTAGCTAAGTGAATCTATCAATTAAGAACCAAGCCTTAATTccttaagccctagtgatcataaaagaAGCATTATAACACATACCTACTCGATgagacattcccaagctctgttcctaacccAAGAAGTTAATGTCCTAGTGAATAAAATCTCTAACTGTtactcaagaaatcctaatagttcATTACTAGATAATCCTATCCTAGAGAGATGAGTACCCCAAGTTGTCACTCGGTTTGGACCTCTTtcccaactcatgatattcatacctaagggTTAATGTatcctattgtcacctagaaaaaCTCAAATCAATCTGAGACAAgcctttcttaagatgactgatgcaaagGTGATTCctctcattaactaaattcacacaaacttttcaactgtcatgcaaatcctaaaaaaatatcatattgACAAAAGATACTTGAATGCGCAAAGCGAATTATTAAACCTAAGACATATGTGTGTTTCCCCCTTTTTGTGAACTAAGCATACATCAATtcatatcaatttctcaatctatttatgaattaatataaacccTTAAAATCACCAATCaaccaattgaagcattaagCGTAGAGAGtaacaccaaataatgaaaactCATACTTATAACAACATAAAGGTATATTGAACAAGAGTGAAATCAAGTTACATCATCACAAATACTAAAATAGAGTCAAAAGACGTTAAAAAGTGGTAAAGAGGAAAGTTTAACTCAAGATAGAACAGAGTTATAGACGTCCGAAGAAGTTGTCTCCTTCCTACATGGTGCCCTGGCACCGACCCTCAAgtgttggatttattaatccagcgtcacccttaggattcgatgggcttaacatcccaccccatggcgcttaacatcgcagccccttgaggactctgtgctataaggaaataaagttgcaccctcactaacagcaattgcttttggcgtagtggtaagcgcttgatccaataagtggtatcagagcaaggtcatgggttcgaatcccccggctaacactgggggggagattgttggatttattaatccagcgtcacccttaggattcgatgggcttaacatcccaccccatggcgcttaacatcgcagccccttgaggactctgtgctataaggaaataaagttgcaccctcactaacagcaattgcttttggcgtagtggtaagcgcttgatccaatatcaagggcctagccttcctctACCTCCACCAAGAAATTGCCTCCAAGAGTCTCCCAAAAGTTTTTATTAGGTTTAGAATATGAGAAAGATTAAAAGATCTCCTAAGTTGTGTTAAAATTCGAGTTTTAAGCTATTTTTTACGTCATTCTCGCGCAACAATTTGACAACTTTAACCTCCTTTGATAAAATGGCTCGTGTGATTCATTAACTGTTGGATCGTGCTAAAATTTTACTATGTTGTTCACAACACATTGATCTTCAATCTGATTGGCCGAATTGCCAATTAAATACTTGTGTTAAGAGAAATAATCCACGCAAGATACAGCCACATCCTTGAGTAAAATCTAtctttgattttattttcaaataactTAATCTTCTCTATCTCCCATGATCGTTTTTTCAAATATCTCTATTTCTtaatggcttaaatactctggaggtccctgaaattatatgtcgtacgaaaataagtccctggaaaaaaaaattctgattcTGAAtccctaaaattgtttttttaatttaaataagtcCTTACGTGTGTTTTCAGCCTATGTGTCACAAATTTTACCCTGTCATCAtgtccacgtggcttttatatttCCATGTCATATAATTAATactaataatttaattaagtcatcatataattaaaaccagtaattttttttcttttttccttaattaaatttcatattttccaCATCTAATTAACTCAATCAACACACATTTAATCCtaattaacaaataaaaaaattaacctaACCACCATCACCATGATGAAGAACAAACCAAGAAAAAAATCTCAGAAATtaaaaaacccagaaacatcttcacctccttcttcatcatcatcttctccatcattaaacccaaaaatcaaaacatcttcatctcctttttcatagttcatcatctttatcaaaaGCCCCAATCAAAACATTTCAGTACCAAATTTAAAAAACCAGAATCTCAATGTTAATTAAAAACTCAAAGCAATTAAAAAACCCAGACCAAGTTCTGAAACTGAATCTCAATCATCCACTATGCTTCTGCTTCCTTTtgcttcttcctttctctcatCACAACCAAGTTCTTATCTTCCAGAAAATGAATCAAGAACCTTCTACCATACTCACGCCCTCTTCTGCTAATCGGCAACCTCCATCAACTTTCCACGCCCTATCGCAGAAATAGACCCATCTCTATTTCTTCCCCAAAATTCCGTTCTGTAAATCGAAAAACCTAAAGAGAGAGATCTGGAAGGGATGAAGTCAGAGGAGGAGAAAATCAACGGATGGTGTTGGGATCGGAGAGTATTACTGGTGGATCTTTCAGCTTCAAACCCATTACTGGTGAAGTAGCCGTGACCGTTTCGGCGCCCTGCCTCCTAGATTCTGGTCAAGAAACTCAAATGATGGTGGCAGGTGGCAGTTTGGCTGAAGTTCTGGTTCGATCTGTGGTGGTAGCGAAGGTAGTTGGTGACGGTGGAGGTTGGTCATGAGGTTTCTCAATGGAGGTTGGGGGTGGTGTTGGACCTGTTGGTGCTCAAAGCCTAGGCTGGGTGGTGCTTCGATCTGGATATGGAGGCCGAGATCTGGAAGGTCAACAATGGTGCGGCGGCGGTGGCATGACGTTAATTGTCGGTGgtgataaaaataaatttatcttTCAAATGATGGTTGCGGACTTGGAGAATGAATCTGGGAAAGATaattaaatttttgttttttgaaaggaaagataaattaattGGATTTCAAACTTATAGATTGGTGGCATCACGTTTTCACCCAATTTCATATGGAGCAGAACTAGATATTAATAATTTCACCCAATTTCTGGATTCtgggtttttaatttcttattaattttaattttttggattttaatttttgagTATTTAATAAGTTgtggaattttaaaaaatgactaGGATATATAAAATTCCATGTGGACATGATGACAGGGTAAAATTTGTGACACATAGGCTGAAAATACATGTA
This is a stretch of genomic DNA from Lotus japonicus ecotype B-129 chromosome 1, LjGifu_v1.2. It encodes these proteins:
- the LOC130717948 gene encoding F-box/kelch-repeat protein At3g06240-like, with amino-acid sequence MKLAEKDTEQKSHQLGLSFADLPVHIITHILLRLPIKSILVCKSVCKSLNSLISDPHFAKLHFEHAPIGFMIRTNDPKRLSRFVHLLEYEPEKFDNNDDGQCCYCEDDYIKPECNNHVKLEHKFKLPIHGGNSTFHERNGLNSNGRKRPHIDYEPKYDKFIGVNSCRGFLCLSDRVRNYFVVCNPVTGEFIRLPEVTKMDKNKYLHQFVYPGFGYDPKTNEFKVVRVLKRVQNRRRVTKIVMTADMYTLGTSKWRNVEVNLEHIFKLLFPTCTNGALHWICSHGNKGSLLCYNFKSEKFHSFPSPPGVFNEGSDGINNVSMGDFRGVSIHM